Proteins encoded by one window of Planctomycetia bacterium:
- a CDS encoding A24 family peptidase — MTTAELIRIIAVVLFTLGAAICDYRTKKLPNKLTVSCFAAALVYQLATGAFADGWRGAGIGLLTALEGFAVGFGILLVLWLIGGGGAGDVKLMGALGAWFGPTQTLILFFVSTIFVLILSVGVLAWQMINTGAWNVRRRYMSSQNEDDAKRRGLSREAAATQHKLRRRLMPYGVPVALASWMVLAWSLRSHWLGE, encoded by the coding sequence GTGACTACCGCGGAACTAATCAGAATCATCGCCGTTGTTTTGTTTACCCTGGGTGCAGCGATCTGCGACTATCGCACGAAAAAGCTCCCCAATAAGCTCACCGTCTCCTGCTTCGCGGCGGCGCTGGTGTATCAGCTGGCGACCGGCGCGTTCGCCGATGGTTGGCGCGGAGCGGGCATCGGCCTGCTGACCGCCTTGGAAGGCTTCGCCGTCGGCTTCGGAATCTTATTGGTCTTGTGGCTCATCGGCGGCGGCGGCGCGGGCGACGTCAAACTGATGGGTGCGCTCGGCGCGTGGTTCGGTCCGACGCAAACGCTGATCCTGTTCTTCGTCAGCACGATCTTCGTGTTGATTCTCAGCGTCGGCGTGTTGGCCTGGCAAATGATCAACACCGGCGCTTGGAACGTGCGTCGTCGGTATATGAGCTCGCAAAACGAAGACGACGCCAAGCGCCGCGGCCTCAGCCGCGAAGCCGCGGCGACGCAACACAAACTACGTCGGCGACTCATGCCCTACGGCGTGCCGGTCGCTTTGGCCTCGTGGATGGTCTTGGCTTGGTCGCTCCGTTCGCATTGGCTCGGTGAATAA